The proteins below are encoded in one region of Diorhabda carinulata isolate Delta chromosome 3, icDioCari1.1, whole genome shotgun sequence:
- the LOC130892030 gene encoding cathepsin L yields the protein MKLLLLLVAIFVGSQAVSFVDLVQEEWTAFKATHQKTYNSATEEKFRLKIFMENSHKIAKHNKLYAMGLVDYKLGLNKYADMLHHEFVQVVNGFNKTKNLLRGQDMEDSITFIPPANVKLPDSIDWRELGAVTNVKDQGQCGSCWSFSATGSLEGQHFRNTGKLVSLSEQNLVDCSGKYGNNGCNGGLMDNAFRYIKANRGIDTEASYPYKAEDEKCHYQPKFVGATDKGYVDIPSGDEESLKAAVATVGPISVAIDASRDTFHLYRDGVYSDPDCSSEMLDHGVLVVGYGTTKSGIDYWIVKNSWGPSWGLDGYIKMARNKNNACGIATQASYPVV from the exons ATGAAGCTTTTACTACTTCTTGTTGCCATTTTTGTGGGCAGCCAAGCTGTTTCCTTTGTTGACCTGGTTCAAGAAGAATGGACAGCTTTCAAG GCAACTCACCAAAAGACTTATAACAGTGCTACAGAAGAAAAATTccgattaaaaattttcatggagAATTCACACAAAATTGCCAAGCATAATAAACTCTACGCCATGGGACTTGTTGACTATAAACTtg GTTTGAACAAATATGCTGATATGCTCCACCACGAATTCGTCCAAGTAGTAAATGgtttcaataaaactaaaaatttattaaggGGACAAGATATGGAAGATTCCATCACTTTCATACCTCCAGCTAATGTAAAATTACCGGATAGTATTGATTGGAGAGAACTAGGAGCAGTAACCAATGTTAAGGATCAAGGCCAATGTGGATCTTGTTGGAGTTTCAGTGCT acCGGATCTCTTGAAGGGCAACATTTTAGAAATACTGGTAAATTGGTATCTTTATCTGAACAAAACTTGGTAGATTGTTCAGGAAAATATGGCAACAATGGTTGTAACGGTGGACTTATGGACAATGCTTTCCGTTATATTAAAGCCAATAGAGGTATTGATACTGAAGCTTCATACCCATACAAG gCTGAAGATGAGAAATGCCACTACCAACCCAAATTTGTAGGTGCCACAGATAAGGGTTATGTTGATATTCCATCAGGTGATGAGGAATCTCTAAAAGCAGCTGTAGCAACAGTAGGTCCTATTTCTGTTGCCATTGACGCCAGTCGCGACACTTTCCATTTATACAGAGATG GTGTTTATTCTGATCCTGACTGTAGCTCAGAAATGTTAGATCATGGTGTACTTGTTGTTGGTTATGGAACTACTAAAAGTGGAATCGATTACTGGATTGTAAAGAACTCGTGGGGTCCATCTTGGGGATTAGATGGTTACATCAAAATGGCAAGGAATAAGAATAATGCTTGTGGTATTGCTACACAAGCAAGTTACCCtgttgtataa